The following are from one region of the Silene latifolia isolate original U9 population chromosome 9, ASM4854445v1, whole genome shotgun sequence genome:
- the LOC141600715 gene encoding benzyl alcohol O-benzoyltransferase-like, which yields MAKMGIKIPKCELARGANSPSVAPVWDRHRLMARDSPRVTCVHREYEQIEDTNGTIIQLDDMVHKSFFFGPKEIAALRRFVPQHLKRSSRFEVLTACIWRCRTIARQHNPEEMVRIICIVNARPILKNPPLPTGFYGNAFALPVAVSTAAQISSNPLGYALELVKKAKRDVTPECWKYTWWLTLRRPPKTNAKLG from the exons ATggctaaaatgggaattaaaattcCAAAATG TGAGCTCGCCCGTGGGGCCAATTCCCCATCGGTTGCACCAGTGTGGGATCGTCACCGTCTTATGGCTCGAGATTCGCCCCGTGTTACTTGTGTGCACCGTGAGTACGAGCAAATAGAAGATACTAATGGGACCATTATCCAGCTTGATGACATGGTTCACAAGTCCTTTTTCTTTG GGCCAAAAGAAATCGCCGCACTTCGGCGTTTCGTCCCACAACATTTGAAACGTTCCTCAAGATTTGAAGTTCTTACAGCCTGCATATGGCGTTGCCGTACAATCGCCCGTCAACACAATCCAGAAGAGATGGTTCGAATCATCTGCATTGTCAATGCCCGACCCATTCTTAAAAATCCGCCCCTGCCAACTGGTTTCTACGGAAACGCGTTCGCTTTACCTGTCGCAGTATCGACTGCAGCGCAAATATCTAGCAACCCGTTAGGGTACGCCTTGGAACTCGTGAAAAAGGCTAAGCGGGACGTTACCCCAGAGTGTTGGAAATATACATGGTGGTTGACACTCCGTCGACCACCAAAGACAAATGCTAAACTTGGATAA